The Salegentibacter sp. Hel_I_6 region GAAATACGACCAGAATCTGCCGAAGCCATAAAAGTCTTTAAAAAGAATAACATTAAAGTTTTGATGGCAACAGGAGATAACGAAAAAACAGCCAAAGCTGTAAGTGATAAGCTTGGCTTGGATGGTTACTATGCTGAAGTGCTGCCACATCAAAAGGTAGAAATTGTAGAAAAGTTACAAAACAAAGGAGAATTTGTGGCTATGACTGGCGATGGTGTAAACGATGCGCCTGCACTTGCAAAAGCTGATGTTGGTATTGCCGTTGGTTCAGGTACTGACGTGGCCGCTGAAACCGCGGATATTATTTTGGTAAACAGCAATCCGCAAGATATTGCTAACCTGATTCTTTTCGGCAAGGCTACCTACAATAAAATGATCCAGAACCTTGTGTGGGCTACAGGATATAATGTCGTGGCTATTCCTTTAGCAGCCGGTGTATTATATTCTTCAGGCTTTGTTTTAGGTCCTGCGGTTGGTGCGGTATTTATGAGTTTAAGTACGATTATAGTAGCTATTAATGCGCAATTATTAAAGCGAAAAATCGGTAAAAAATAGATGGAAAGAAAAGAAAAACTCAACAGGATATCTTTAATCCTGTTGAGTTTATTTGTAGTGATGTTGGGTTATGGTATTTTATTGCCAACCCTTCCCTACTATACCGAAAGATTAGCTTTAGGAGATAACCTAGATACTGATTCGATTAACTTTCATATTGGTTTTTTGACCAGTATTTATCCGCTCTTCCAGCTTCTTTTCGTTGTACTCTGGGGCAGGCTATCCGATAAATACGGACGTAAGCCCATTATCATGGTTGGGCTAATCGGCTTTGTAATTATGCAATTACTTACCGGTCTTGCTACATCATTGACGATGCTCTATATAGCTAGAATCTTCGGAGGTATTTTTACATCAGCTGTAATTCCCGTTAGTAATGCATATCTTAGTGATATCACTTCTATAAAGCACAGGACCAAGGTTATGGCCTGGTCTGGGGTAGCGATAAGTTCAGGGGTTATTTTTGGCCCTGTTTTAGGTAGCCTTCTATCCCAAACCAATCTACATTTCAAGTATTCCTTGGGAATATTACATTTGGATCGCTTTTCAATCCCCTTTCTCCTGGTTGCTCTTTTGGGTTTTGTTATATTGAGCATACTCATAAAATGGCTTGGGAACACAACACCTATAAGTCGGTTTGTTTCAGAAGCACAAAAATTGAGCTTTAGCTTTAGTAGGTTCTTTACTGTCCTATTACTGCTTTCTTTTGTAATGCAATTCGTAATTACCCTCTTCGAAACGGTTTTTTCAATTTACGGAAAAAATGAGTTGTTATTTTCTAGTAATCAAATAGGCATTGGCTTTATGCTTTGTGGAGTGGTAATGGCCGTATTACAGCCAGTATTTGCAACCTATGGGGAAAAACTATTAACGGCAAAGCAGCAAATTGCAGCCGGGTTGTTTATTTCAGGAATTTCAATGATTGCATTCCCATTTTTTAATAATGAATTTGCCGTCTATTTATTAATCATCATATTCGCCGCAGGAGGTGCTATGGTGACCCCAAACCTACTTTCAGCTGTTTCCCAACTTTCAAAAGAAAATGCGGGCAGCAATATTTCTATCCAAACATCGGCAAATAGTGTGGGACAAATTTTAGGTCCGGTTATAGGGACTTGGCTTATTACAGGTGGGTTTTATTTTCCCTTTATTATTGCCGGCATCATTATATTGACCGCCATTGGATTACTTTATTTTTATAAAAGCTTTAATAGTAAAACAACTAAAATAGGACAAGACAACAAAGTATCCTAAGAAAAGCAATAATCTTATTTCTTAAAAATATATTTAAA contains the following coding sequences:
- a CDS encoding MFS transporter, translated to MERKEKLNRISLILLSLFVVMLGYGILLPTLPYYTERLALGDNLDTDSINFHIGFLTSIYPLFQLLFVVLWGRLSDKYGRKPIIMVGLIGFVIMQLLTGLATSLTMLYIARIFGGIFTSAVIPVSNAYLSDITSIKHRTKVMAWSGVAISSGVIFGPVLGSLLSQTNLHFKYSLGILHLDRFSIPFLLVALLGFVILSILIKWLGNTTPISRFVSEAQKLSFSFSRFFTVLLLLSFVMQFVITLFETVFSIYGKNELLFSSNQIGIGFMLCGVVMAVLQPVFATYGEKLLTAKQQIAAGLFISGISMIAFPFFNNEFAVYLLIIIFAAGGAMVTPNLLSAVSQLSKENAGSNISIQTSANSVGQILGPVIGTWLITGGFYFPFIIAGIIILTAIGLLYFYKSFNSKTTKIGQDNKVS